Part of the Bacteroidota bacterium genome is shown below.
AGAATTTTCGTGTGTGGATCAATCCTTTTTTACGATATAGCTAATGCTTATCTGGCAACCCCTGATCTCACACACTAGTCAATTACATTTTGAATCTCAACAATGTAATGACCTTTTTCTAATTCTCAACAAAAATAAAAGCAACCTACCAATTCAGTAGATTGCTTTCATATTGCAACAGCCGAAGCTTTAACTAAGCCTGTCGCATTTGAATTCTAATTGTTTAATTCAATAGACTAGCTATTTCAACTAATTTGATAAATTCCGTTCTGTAACCAAACTCATCTTCTCCTTTAGCTTGCTTTGCTAATGTCAGGGCAGAAGCATAGGTGGCTGTTCCTTTATGTTCGGAATCTCTGAGTAACATCCCAAATTCAGCAATAGAAGCAGCAAATTTGAAGTTCTCAGACATTTCTTTTGATCGGATATCATTTTCAGTAATCCGCTTAACAATCAGGTTGCTGACATCTTCATCAGGTTTTTTATACCTCAGTTTTACGGTCATGATGTTTTTACTATCCACCACTTTTTGTTTTTGGTATTCCAATTGATCTACATTATTGATCTTTTCTTCAGAATCGGCAGGAATGATCTCATAAAGTGCTGTTACTACATGACCGCTACCAATTTCTCCTGCATCTTTTTTATCATCATTAAAATCTTCTTTGTTTAATAAACGGTTTTCATAACCAATAAGTCTGTAACCTTTTACTTTAGCAGGATTGAACTCAATTTGAATTTTAACATCCTTTGCTATCGTATAAAGTGTTCCCCAAAGTTCATCTCCAAATGCTTTTTTTGCTTCCAAAATATTGTCGATATAGAAATAGTTGCCATTTCCGGCATTGGAAATGCTTTCCATGCGGGAATCTTTGTAATTACCCATTCCAAATCCACAAATAGTTAGGAAAACGCCTTCATCTCGTTTTTCTTCTATCAAACGAACCATTTCAGCATTGCTGCTGGCGCCCACGTTAAAATCGCCATCAGTAGCTAGAATTACTCTGTTGTTACCATTTGGAATAAAATTCTCTTTTGCGATTTTATAGGCCAGTTTAATTCCTGCTCCACCGGCTGTAGAACCACCTGCTTGTAAGCGATCAATTGCTGCTAAGATCTTATCTTTCTGTGAGCCAGGAGTAGATTCTAATACTGTACCTGCTGCTCCGGCATATACAACAATGGCAACTCTATCGTTTGGACGCAGATTGTTAACCAATACTTTATAGGCTTGTTTCAATAAAGGTAATTTATTGGCATAACTCATTGATCCTGAAACATCAATCAGGAATACAAAGTTGCCATTTGGAATGTTCTCAACACTTACATCCTTTCCTTGCAAGCCAATAAGGGCCAGTTGATGATCTGAATTCCATGGGCAAGCTGCCAACTCCATATTAACACTAAAAGGGTGTTCATCAGTAGGTTGTGGGTATTTGTAGTCAAAGTAATTGATGAGTTCTTCAATTCTAACAACATCCTTATGGGGTTTGGTATTATTGTTTAAAAAACGTCTTACATTGGCATAAGCAGCGCGGTCTACATCAACTGAAAATGTCGAAAGGGGATCATCCGTTACACTTTTAAACGTATTTTCATTTATCACATCATAGGATTCTGTATTGTGTTCAACATACGGCTTGTCAGCATAAACACCTGTATTTGCATATCCCAATGCACTGGAATTAGCCACTCTTTTATTAACATTGCCTCTGGAATGAAAATCAAATTCAATTGACTCTTCCTGTACATCCATTACCTCAGCCTTTATTTCAAGCTCTGGAATTTTTTGCTGATTTACAATTGCATGTAAACTGATGCTTTTCGAATAGGTTTTTGCACCCTCAATGCTAAATGGTTTAGATTTGAAAATCGCGTAGGAATTAGCTTCTACTTTAAAGGAATAACTTCCTTTTTCCAAGTTTGTAAAAACAAACTTTCCTTCTTTGTCGCTTGCTTTTTGTGCTTCTATTTTACCATCTTTAAGTAAAAAAACTTTAGCTCCAACAATAGCCAGGCTACTTTGTTTGTCTATTACTTTACCCTTAATGGTTGATTGTTCGCTTTCCTGGAAAGCAAAAACGAGCATGATCAGGCATAAGGAGATACCTGCTTTCATAAAATTTTGAATTCTTATCTTTTTCATGATATTATTATTTAGTTACTGAAATTGACTTTCAATAGATGCAACATGAAAAGAAATCCATAAATTGAACAACTAAATTTTCGGCATAGATCTTGGATTAATTATTAAACAAGCTTAAAAAGCATGAACCAACAAATAACTTACCTACCATATTATCTACCTGAACAATACAAACAACTGTTACAGATAGTTGATGATATAGATTCCTTTACTGAGAATTGGGAAGATTGGAATAAGAATTTCATTGAATTTAAATCGGAAATGGATAAAAAAGGTATTGAGTGCAAAGAAGTCATAGTAGATGTTGAAGAACTACATAACTACTGTGTTCTTAATCAGTTGGAAAATAATAAACTGAATAGAGAATTATTTGCCTTGAAGATGAGCAGCATCCTGAAGTGATTTTAGCTTGACGTATATTTTTCTCGAAATAATAGCATCAGTTGCCGCATACGTAATTTGCTCCTTACTTAATATTGGTGTTTCCCAATTACTGGTTTGCTGACTTTTACTAATGCGTTGTCCATATAGCAAGGCTGATAGTTTTTTTGCTCCCACACTTTCGAAACCAAGTTTTTTTGCCATTGCATTAAGGTCGATTATGCTTTGCGCATTGAAACTGGCATAGTCGCCTAATTCCTTGATGTCTCTCAATAAATCAATACCTGCTTTAACAATATTTTTGTTTTCTAGTAAAGAGATGATGTAATCAGGCAAACCAGTTCGTTTTAA
Proteins encoded:
- a CDS encoding DUF3520 domain-containing protein — encoded protein: MKKIRIQNFMKAGISLCLIMLVFAFQESEQSTIKGKVIDKQSSLAIVGAKVFLLKDGKIEAQKASDKEGKFVFTNLEKGSYSFKVEANSYAIFKSKPFSIEGAKTYSKSISLHAIVNQQKIPELEIKAEVMDVQEESIEFDFHSRGNVNKRVANSSALGYANTGVYADKPYVEHNTESYDVINENTFKSVTDDPLSTFSVDVDRAAYANVRRFLNNNTKPHKDVVRIEELINYFDYKYPQPTDEHPFSVNMELAACPWNSDHQLALIGLQGKDVSVENIPNGNFVFLIDVSGSMSYANKLPLLKQAYKVLVNNLRPNDRVAIVVYAGAAGTVLESTPGSQKDKILAAIDRLQAGGSTAGGAGIKLAYKIAKENFIPNGNNRVILATDGDFNVGASSNAEMVRLIEEKRDEGVFLTICGFGMGNYKDSRMESISNAGNGNYFYIDNILEAKKAFGDELWGTLYTIAKDVKIQIEFNPAKVKGYRLIGYENRLLNKEDFNDDKKDAGEIGSGHVVTALYEIIPADSEEKINNVDQLEYQKQKVVDSKNIMTVKLRYKKPDEDVSNLIVKRITENDIRSKEMSENFKFAASIAEFGMLLRDSEHKGTATYASALTLAKQAKGEDEFGYRTEFIKLVEIASLLN
- a CDS encoding 3'-5' exonuclease domain-containing protein 2, translated to MPEYRKAITKEEVNTLPIYRFTGRVHLISSVEAAEKAESFFTDEKIYGLDTETKPVFKKGVFHPVSLLQIANEEEVFIFRLKRTGLPDYIISLLENKNIVKAGIDLLRDIKELGDYASFNAQSIIDLNAMAKKLGFESVGAKKLSALLYGQRISKSQQTSNWETPILSKEQITYAATDAIISRKIYVKLKSLQDAAHLQGK